From a single Pseudomonas triticicola genomic region:
- a CDS encoding LTA synthase family protein — protein sequence MSALFNWLRRPNARLFSLIVLVLIVPVCLRAALGWSTPLGCLSDLAVGSLLVVTLHRRAWWLTLPVLVFWALLAIATAELVSAVGRLPTPSDIHYLIDPQFVENSTGGGLAHPALAMALLGALVFWLLTQFVGRGLSRPALPRSVWAAPIVLFAAHWGVQNLWPNDGDAWRLYNLPHQLLASEVADLQIQAEEWLDGDVEEPTPAMAGLTDVDLNGQKLLAAPGQARNVLIIALEGIPGAYIRANREAIGSHYQEDLMPNLSRWAERGMNTPDYVLHTHQTIRGLYAMLCGDYDKLNNGTPKGVEMLTLNERNQACLPAQLREHGFRTHYLQGAGLRFMAKDKIMPHIGFDATHGLEWFSNSNYLEFPWGKDDKAFFEGALDYVGQLKKQKQPWMLTLLTVGTHQPYSAPEDYLQRYETPKQAAVGYLDDALDQFLAGLERQGVLKDTLVVITSDESHGIDGVRLASSWGFNLTLAPEQAQLPRLNAGVYGHVDLSTSILDYFDLPVPSALSGRSLFRDYDSGREIMSFTNGKLRYHDGQGIFSECDLPRRCRYYQSTGFIAESATYKGTYSGHPARQIAARADALDLSLLRTPLNHRYQFGSNNIIALQAQINDDWADNLIGAQYLEMPKGSHTRVRLTVRSVDPQQAAYIQLKAKQFEQDVQLGLPAEMVATADQPLELDFSFDNPQPRKAFSFHLLGYGNGAVEVSDFSVITELPGQDDILDDVPDDDTAQSS from the coding sequence GTGAGCGCTCTTTTCAACTGGCTGCGGCGGCCGAATGCCCGCCTTTTTTCTCTCATCGTTCTGGTATTGATCGTGCCGGTGTGCCTGCGTGCAGCGTTGGGCTGGTCGACACCGCTGGGCTGTTTGTCGGATCTGGCCGTGGGCAGTTTGCTGGTGGTAACGCTGCATCGCCGCGCATGGTGGCTGACCTTGCCGGTGCTGGTGTTTTGGGCGCTGCTGGCGATCGCCACGGCAGAATTGGTCAGCGCCGTCGGCCGCCTGCCGACGCCTTCGGATATTCACTATCTGATCGACCCGCAATTCGTCGAAAACTCCACTGGCGGCGGACTTGCGCACCCTGCGCTGGCCATGGCTTTGCTGGGTGCCCTGGTTTTCTGGCTGCTGACTCAGTTTGTTGGTCGCGGCTTGTCTCGCCCTGCTCTGCCTCGCTCCGTCTGGGCCGCGCCTATTGTGTTGTTCGCCGCACATTGGGGCGTGCAAAACCTGTGGCCGAATGACGGCGACGCCTGGCGCCTGTACAACCTGCCGCATCAGTTGCTCGCCAGCGAAGTCGCCGACCTGCAGATCCAGGCCGAGGAATGGCTCGACGGCGACGTCGAAGAACCTACACCGGCGATGGCCGGGCTCACCGACGTCGACCTCAATGGCCAGAAGCTGCTCGCCGCGCCCGGGCAGGCGCGCAACGTATTGATCATCGCATTGGAAGGCATTCCCGGCGCCTACATCCGTGCCAACCGTGAGGCGATCGGCAGTCACTATCAGGAAGACCTGATGCCCAACCTCAGCCGCTGGGCCGAGCGCGGCATGAACACCCCGGATTACGTGCTGCACACCCATCAGACCATTCGCGGGCTGTATGCCATGCTTTGCGGTGACTACGACAAGCTCAACAATGGCACGCCCAAAGGCGTGGAAATGCTCACCCTCAACGAGCGCAATCAGGCCTGCCTGCCGGCGCAGCTGCGCGAACACGGCTTCCGCACTCATTATTTGCAGGGCGCCGGCCTGCGCTTCATGGCCAAAGACAAGATCATGCCGCACATCGGTTTTGATGCGACCCACGGCCTGGAATGGTTCAGCAACAGCAACTACCTGGAATTCCCCTGGGGCAAGGATGACAAGGCGTTTTTTGAAGGTGCGCTGGATTACGTCGGCCAACTGAAGAAGCAAAAACAGCCATGGATGCTCACGCTACTGACGGTCGGCACCCATCAGCCCTACTCCGCACCGGAGGATTATCTGCAGCGTTATGAGACGCCCAAGCAGGCTGCCGTCGGTTATCTCGACGATGCGCTGGATCAGTTTCTTGCCGGACTTGAGCGCCAGGGCGTTCTCAAGGACACGCTGGTAGTGATCACCTCGGATGAATCCCACGGCATCGACGGCGTGCGGCTGGCCTCCTCGTGGGGTTTCAACCTGACGCTGGCACCGGAGCAAGCGCAACTGCCGCGCTTGAATGCCGGGGTCTACGGCCACGTCGATCTGAGCACCTCGATCCTCGACTATTTTGACCTGCCGGTGCCGTCTGCGCTGAGCGGCCGGTCGCTGTTTCGCGACTACGATTCCGGGCGAGAAATCATGTCGTTCACCAACGGCAAGCTGCGCTACCACGACGGCCAGGGCATCTTCTCCGAGTGCGACCTGCCGCGCCGCTGCCGCTATTACCAAAGCACCGGCTTCATCGCCGAAAGCGCCACCTACAAAGGCACCTACAGCGGCCATCCGGCCCGGCAGATCGCCGCGCGCGCCGATGCCCTCGACTTGTCCCTGTTGCGCACACCACTCAATCATCGCTACCAGTTCGGCAGCAACAACATCATTGCTCTACAAGCGCAGATCAATGATGACTGGGCCGACAACCTGATCGGCGCGCAATACCTGGAAATGCCCAAAGGCTCGCACACCCGCGTGCGCCTGACCGTGCGCTCGGTCGATCCGCAGCAGGCGGCGTACATTCAGCTCAAGGCCAAGCAATTCGAACAGGACGTGCAACTGGGCCTGCCGGCAGAAATGGTCGCCACGGCGGACCAGCCACTGGAGCTGGATTTCAGTTTCGACAACCCGCAGCCGCGCAAAGCCTTCTCGTTTCATTTGTTGGGGTATGGCAATGGCGCGGTTGAAGTATCGGACTTCAGCGTGATCACCGAGCTGCCGGGGCAGGATGACATACTTGATGACGTGCCTGATGACGACACCGCCCAATCGAGTTGA
- the katG gene encoding catalase/peroxidase HPI, which yields MANESKCPFNHAAGGGTTNRDWWPNQLNLKILSQHSPKSDPLGQDFDYAKAFKSLDFQALKQDIKALMTDSQDWWPADFGHYGPLFVRMAWHSAGTYRTADGRGGAGSGQQRFAPLNSWPDNVSLDKARRLLWPIKQKYGRNISWADLIVLTGNVALESMGFKTFGFSGGRADVWEPDEDVYWGSETEWLGGDNRYGKSNGPVQEPGDGTLVAEPDLHGREESRTDQGERNLENPLAAVQMGLIYVNPEGPEGNPDPVASAKDIRETFGRMAMNDEETVALIAGGHAFGKTHGAGPADNVGPEPEAAGLEQQGLGWKNAFGTGKGADTITSGLEVTWTTTPTQWSNNYLENLFGFEWELTKSPAGANQWQPKNGAGAGTVPHAHDPNKKLSPTMLTSDLALRFDAAYEQISRRFLANPDQLADAFARAWYKLIHRDMGPLSRYLGPEMPQEELLWQDPLPDVTHPLIDDSDATALKNKVLASGLSVSQLVSTAWAAASTFRGSDKRGGANGGRLRLAPQKFWQANQPEQLDKVLSTLEGIQNEFNGSAANGKKISLADLIVLAGNAGVEKAAQNAGHSVSVPFSPGRVDASQEQTDVESFGFLEPIADGFRNYSKGKYTVAAETLLIDKAQLLTLTAPEMTVLLGGLRVLNTNVGQTRHGVFTDKTEALSNDFFTHLLDMGVEWTPTSRDADEFEGRDRKTGAPKWTATRVDLVFGSNAQLRALAEVYASSDAKAQFVNDFVKAWTKVMNLDRFDLRK from the coding sequence ATGGCAAACGAATCGAAATGCCCGTTCAACCACGCCGCTGGTGGAGGTACGACGAACCGTGACTGGTGGCCAAATCAACTCAATCTGAAAATCCTCAGCCAGCATTCACCCAAGTCCGATCCGCTGGGCCAGGACTTCGACTACGCCAAAGCCTTCAAAAGCCTCGATTTTCAGGCGTTGAAACAAGACATCAAAGCGCTGATGACTGACTCTCAGGACTGGTGGCCGGCCGACTTCGGCCATTACGGCCCGTTGTTCGTGCGCATGGCCTGGCACAGCGCCGGGACCTATCGCACCGCCGATGGCCGTGGTGGCGCCGGCTCCGGGCAGCAACGCTTCGCCCCGCTCAACAGTTGGCCGGACAACGTCAGCCTCGACAAGGCCCGCCGCCTGCTGTGGCCGATCAAGCAAAAATACGGGCGCAATATTTCCTGGGCTGACTTGATCGTGCTTACCGGCAACGTCGCGCTGGAATCCATGGGCTTCAAGACCTTCGGTTTTTCCGGGGGCCGCGCCGATGTCTGGGAACCGGATGAAGACGTGTACTGGGGTTCGGAAACCGAATGGCTGGGTGGCGATAACCGTTACGGCAAGAGCAATGGCCCGGTGCAAGAGCCCGGCGACGGCACGCTGGTGGCTGAGCCCGATTTGCATGGCCGTGAAGAAAGCCGTACCGATCAGGGCGAACGCAATCTGGAAAATCCCCTCGCCGCCGTGCAGATGGGCCTGATCTACGTCAACCCGGAAGGCCCGGAAGGCAACCCGGACCCGGTGGCCTCGGCCAAGGACATTCGCGAAACCTTCGGCCGCATGGCCATGAACGACGAAGAAACCGTGGCGCTGATCGCCGGCGGCCACGCGTTCGGCAAGACCCACGGCGCCGGCCCGGCCGACAATGTCGGCCCAGAGCCGGAAGCGGCCGGTCTGGAGCAACAGGGTCTGGGCTGGAAAAACGCCTTCGGCACCGGTAAAGGCGCCGACACCATCACCAGTGGTCTGGAAGTGACCTGGACCACCACACCAACGCAGTGGAGCAACAACTATCTGGAAAACCTGTTCGGCTTCGAGTGGGAGCTGACCAAAAGCCCGGCGGGCGCCAATCAGTGGCAACCGAAAAACGGCGCCGGTGCAGGCACCGTTCCCCACGCTCACGATCCGAACAAGAAGCTCTCGCCGACCATGCTCACCTCCGATCTGGCGTTGCGCTTCGATGCTGCCTACGAACAAATCTCGCGGCGCTTTCTGGCCAATCCCGATCAGCTCGCCGACGCGTTCGCCCGCGCCTGGTACAAGCTGATCCATCGCGACATGGGTCCGCTCTCCCGCTACCTCGGCCCGGAAATGCCACAAGAGGAATTGCTATGGCAAGACCCGCTGCCCGACGTGACGCACCCGCTGATCGATGACAGCGACGCCACTGCGCTGAAAAACAAGGTGCTGGCTTCAGGGTTGTCAGTGTCGCAACTGGTTTCGACCGCGTGGGCTGCAGCATCGACCTTTCGCGGTTCGGACAAGCGCGGTGGCGCCAACGGCGGACGCTTGCGTCTGGCCCCGCAGAAGTTCTGGCAGGCCAACCAGCCCGAGCAATTGGACAAGGTGCTGAGCACCTTGGAAGGCATTCAGAACGAGTTCAACGGTTCTGCTGCCAATGGCAAGAAGATCTCGCTGGCGGACCTGATCGTCCTGGCCGGTAATGCCGGAGTGGAAAAAGCCGCGCAAAACGCCGGGCATTCGGTGTCGGTGCCGTTTTCACCGGGCCGCGTCGATGCTTCGCAGGAGCAGACCGATGTCGAATCGTTCGGCTTCCTCGAACCGATCGCCGATGGCTTCCGCAATTACAGCAAAGGCAAATACACGGTTGCGGCGGAAACCCTGCTGATCGACAAGGCGCAATTGCTTACCCTCACGGCACCGGAAATGACCGTGCTGCTGGGTGGCTTGCGGGTATTGAACACCAACGTCGGCCAGACGCGACATGGCGTCTTCACCGATAAAACCGAAGCGCTGAGCAATGACTTCTTCACCCACCTGCTGGACATGGGAGTTGAGTGGACCCCAACGTCACGGGATGCCGATGAGTTTGAAGGCCGTGACCGCAAGACCGGGGCGCCAAAGTGGACGGCGACTCGAGTGGATCTGGTGTTCGGCTCGAATGCGCAATTGCGCGCGTTGGCCGAGGTGTACGCCAGTTCCGACGCGAAGGCGCAGTTCGTCAACGATTTCGTCAAGGCATGGACGAAGGTGATGAATCTGGATCGGTTTGACCTGCGTAAATAG
- the pepN gene encoding aminopeptidase N encodes MRTEQPKMIYLKDYQAPEYLIDETHLTFELFEDHSLVHAQLVMRRNPERGADLPPLVLDGQQLELLSVTLADQELSAADYQVSDSHLTLQPTSETFTLDTSVRIHPETNTALEGLYKSGTMFCTQCEAEGFRKITYYLDRPDVMSKFTTTVVAEQHSYPVLLSNGNPIASGPGEDGRHWATWEDPFKKPAYLFALVAGDLWCVEDTFTTMSQRNVALRIYVEPENIDKCQHAMNSLKKSMRWDEEVYGREYDLDIFMIVAVNDFNMGAMENKGLNIFNSSAVLARAETATDAAHQRVEAIVAHEYFHNWSGNRVTCRDWFQLSLKEGFTVFRDAGFSSDMNSATVKRIQDVAYLRTHQFAEDAGPMAHAVRPDSFIEISNFYTLTVYEKGSEVVGMIHTLLGAEGFRKGSDLYFERHDGQAVTCDDFVKAMEDANGVDLSQFKRWYSQAGTPRLAVSESYDAAAKTYSLTFRQSCPPTPDKVEKLPFVIPVELGLLDSQGNEIALRLAGEASAQGTTRVISVTEAEQTFTFVDINAQPLPSLLRGFSAPVKLSFPYNRDQLMFLMQHDSDGFNRWDAGQQLSVQVLQELIGQHQKGESLKLDPRLVSALRTVLSDESLDQAMVAEMLSLPGEAYLTEISEVADVEAIHVAREFARKQLAEGLFEALWLRYQANRDLSKKTPYVAEAEHFARRALQNIALSYLMLSGKPEVLAAALEQFETADNMTERLTALAVLVNSPFEEQKDLALASFAEHFKDNPLVMDQWFSVQAGSTLPGGLERVKALMQHPAFNIKNPNKVRALIGAFAGQNLINFHAADGSGYRFLADLVIELNGFNPQIASRQLAPLTRWRKYDSARQALMKAELERILASGSLSSDVYEVVSKSLA; translated from the coding sequence ATGCGCACCGAACAACCGAAGATGATCTATCTCAAGGACTATCAGGCGCCCGAGTACCTGATTGACGAAACGCACCTGACCTTCGAGTTGTTCGAGGACCACAGCCTGGTTCACGCGCAACTGGTGATGCGCCGCAACCCGGAGCGCGGCGCCGACCTGCCGCCGCTGGTGCTCGACGGCCAGCAACTCGAGCTGCTCTCGGTAACGCTGGCGGATCAGGAGCTGAGCGCCGCTGACTATCAAGTCTCCGACAGCCACCTGACCCTGCAACCGACCAGTGAAACCTTCACTCTCGACACCAGCGTGCGCATCCATCCGGAAACCAATACCGCGCTGGAAGGCCTGTACAAGTCCGGCACGATGTTCTGCACCCAGTGCGAGGCCGAAGGCTTCCGCAAGATCACCTATTACCTCGACCGCCCGGACGTGATGAGCAAGTTCACCACCACCGTCGTGGCCGAACAGCACAGCTACCCGGTGTTGCTCTCCAACGGTAACCCGATCGCTTCCGGCCCCGGCGAAGACGGCCGCCACTGGGCGACCTGGGAAGATCCGTTCAAGAAACCGGCGTATCTGTTTGCGCTGGTCGCCGGTGATCTGTGGTGCGTCGAAGACACCTTCACCACCATGAGCCAGCGCAACGTCGCGCTGCGCATTTACGTCGAGCCGGAAAACATCGACAAGTGCCAGCACGCGATGAACAGCCTGAAGAAATCCATGCGCTGGGACGAAGAGGTCTACGGTCGCGAGTACGATCTGGACATCTTCATGATCGTCGCGGTCAACGATTTCAACATGGGCGCGATGGAGAACAAGGGCCTCAACATCTTCAACTCCAGCGCCGTGCTGGCCCGCGCCGAAACCGCCACCGACGCCGCGCACCAGCGGGTCGAGGCGATCGTCGCCCATGAATACTTCCACAACTGGTCGGGCAACCGCGTGACCTGCCGCGACTGGTTCCAGCTGTCGCTCAAGGAAGGTTTCACGGTGTTCCGCGATGCCGGTTTCTCCTCGGACATGAACTCGGCGACGGTAAAGCGCATTCAGGACGTGGCGTACCTGCGTACCCACCAGTTCGCCGAAGATGCCGGGCCGATGGCCCACGCCGTGCGCCCGGATAGCTTCATCGAGATTTCCAACTTCTACACTCTGACCGTGTACGAAAAAGGCTCGGAAGTGGTCGGCATGATCCACACCCTGCTCGGTGCCGAAGGCTTCCGTAAGGGCAGCGATCTGTATTTCGAACGCCACGACGGTCAGGCCGTGACCTGCGACGACTTCGTCAAGGCCATGGAAGATGCCAATGGCGTTGATCTCAGCCAGTTCAAACGCTGGTACAGCCAGGCCGGCACACCGCGTCTGGCCGTCAGCGAGTCCTACGACGCAGCGGCGAAAACCTACAGCCTGACCTTCCGCCAGAGCTGCCCGCCGACCCCGGACAAGGTGGAAAAACTGCCGTTCGTGATCCCGGTCGAGCTCGGCCTGCTCGACAGCCAGGGCAATGAAATCGCTCTGCGTCTGGCTGGCGAAGCCTCGGCACAAGGCACCACTCGGGTGATCTCGGTGACCGAAGCCGAGCAGACCTTCACTTTCGTCGACATCAACGCACAGCCGTTGCCGTCGCTGCTGCGCGGCTTCTCGGCGCCAGTGAAATTGAGCTTCCCGTACAACCGCGACCAACTGATGTTCCTGATGCAGCACGACAGCGACGGCTTCAATCGCTGGGATGCCGGTCAGCAACTTTCGGTGCAAGTGCTTCAAGAGTTGATCGGCCAGCATCAGAAAGGTGAGAGCCTGAAGCTCGATCCGCGTTTGGTATCGGCGCTGCGCACGGTGCTGTCCGACGAGTCGCTGGATCAGGCGATGGTTGCCGAAATGCTCTCGCTGCCGGGTGAGGCCTATCTCACCGAGATCAGCGAAGTGGCTGACGTCGAGGCGATTCATGTCGCGCGCGAATTTGCTCGCAAGCAACTCGCCGAAGGCTTGTTCGAAGCGCTGTGGCTGCGTTATCAGGCCAACCGCGACCTCTCGAAGAAGACTCCATACGTGGCCGAGGCCGAGCACTTCGCCCGTCGCGCATTGCAGAATATCGCCCTGTCGTACTTGATGCTCAGCGGCAAGCCGGAAGTGCTGGCGGCGGCGCTGGAGCAATTCGAGACCGCCGACAACATGACCGAGCGCCTGACTGCGCTGGCGGTGCTGGTCAATTCGCCGTTCGAAGAGCAGAAGGATTTGGCTTTGGCCAGCTTCGCCGAGCACTTCAAGGACAATCCGCTGGTCATGGATCAGTGGTTCAGCGTGCAGGCCGGCAGCACCTTGCCGGGCGGTTTGGAGCGGGTGAAGGCGTTGATGCAGCACCCGGCGTTCAACATCAAGAACCCGAACAAGGTGCGGGCATTGATCGGCGCGTTCGCCGGGCAGAACCTGATCAACTTCCACGCGGCGGACGGTTCCGGTTATCGCTTCCTTGCCGATCTGGTGATCGAACTGAACGGCTTCAACCCGCAGATCGCCTCGCGCCAACTGGCCCCGCTGACTCGCTGGCGCAAATACGACAGCGCCCGTCAGGCGTTGATGAAGGCTGAGCTGGAACGCATTCTGGCGTCCGGGTCGCTGTCCAGCGATGTGTATGAAGTGGTGAGCAAAAGCCTGGCGTAA
- a CDS encoding DUF2797 domain-containing protein — MIEIGRGAISKMSARLDGSNVQYAFRLDDVEVPVNPLIGSTLRLEFLGAIHCTHCGRKTKTSFSQGYCYPCMTKLAQCDLCIMSPERCHFDAGTCRDPVWGQQFCMTDHVVYLANSSGIKVGITRATQLPTRWLDQGASQALPIMRVSTRQQSGFVEDLFRSQVADKTNWRALLKGDAAAVDLAQVRDQLFESCAEGLQGLQERFGLQAIQTIADVEPLEIRYPVEQYPAKIVSFNLDKNPIAEGTLLGIKGQYLIFDTGVINIRKYTAYQLAVHQ, encoded by the coding sequence TTGATCGAGATTGGCCGCGGTGCAATCAGCAAAATGTCGGCGCGCCTGGACGGGTCGAACGTGCAATACGCGTTTCGTCTGGATGACGTCGAGGTGCCGGTCAATCCGTTGATCGGCAGCACGTTGCGTCTGGAATTCCTGGGGGCGATCCACTGCACCCATTGCGGGCGCAAGACCAAGACCAGTTTCAGTCAGGGTTATTGCTACCCGTGCATGACCAAACTGGCGCAGTGCGACCTGTGCATCATGAGTCCGGAGCGTTGCCACTTCGACGCCGGCACCTGCCGTGACCCGGTGTGGGGCCAGCAGTTCTGCATGACCGATCATGTGGTTTATCTGGCCAACTCGTCGGGGATCAAGGTTGGCATCACCCGTGCCACGCAGTTGCCGACCCGCTGGCTGGATCAGGGTGCGAGTCAGGCGTTGCCGATCATGCGTGTATCGACACGCCAGCAATCGGGGTTTGTCGAGGACCTGTTCCGCAGCCAGGTAGCGGACAAGACCAACTGGCGCGCGCTGCTCAAAGGTGATGCGGCGGCGGTGGATCTGGCGCAGGTGCGCGATCAGTTGTTCGAAAGCTGCGCCGAAGGCCTGCAAGGGTTGCAGGAGCGATTCGGCCTACAGGCGATTCAGACGATTGCCGATGTCGAACCGCTGGAAATCCGCTATCCCGTCGAGCAATACCCGGCGAAAATCGTCAGCTTCAACCTGGACAAGAACCCGATTGCCGAAGGCACGCTGCTGGGGATCAAGGGTCAGTACCTGATCTTCGACACCGGCGTGATCAACATTCGTAAATACACGGCGTACCAGCTCGCCGTGCATCAATAA
- a CDS encoding YeaC family protein, protein MSSFNDMISNITPDIYESLKLAVEIGKWSDGNKLTAEQRELSLQAMIAWEIQNLPEDQRTGYMGPQECASKSIEVPNILFKSDAIH, encoded by the coding sequence ATGTCCTCTTTCAACGACATGATCAGCAACATCACCCCGGACATCTACGAAAGCCTGAAACTGGCCGTGGAAATCGGCAAGTGGTCCGACGGTAACAAACTCACCGCCGAACAGCGCGAGCTGTCGTTGCAGGCGATGATTGCCTGGGAAATCCAGAACCTGCCGGAAGACCAGCGCACTGGCTACATGGGCCCGCAAGAATGTGCGTCGAAGTCGATCGAAGTGCCGAACATCCTGTTCAAGTCGGATGCCATCCATTGA
- a CDS encoding rhomboid family intramembrane serine protease, with protein MSAVAVLRLPLAVDLSGFVKLLQRMQVPHRVSEEAGEQVLWAPEEISEDVRSLYERFPAGDPDQQLDIPVGQTFKRPGFAEQLKHARATGLILLLSLIVGGLTFLGENLETLRWLTFLDFRVIGEYIHFTPLADSLAAGQWWRLVTPMLIHFGILHLAMNGMWYWELGRRIESRQGSINLIGLTLLFSLVSNYAQFVWSGPSLFGGLSGVLYGLLGHCWIFQLLAPNPAYRLPRGVLVMMLVWLVVCMSGLISLIGFGQIANAAHLSGLLIGCFTGLLGGLYNRRKLAV; from the coding sequence ATGAGTGCGGTAGCGGTATTGCGCCTGCCGTTGGCGGTGGATTTGAGCGGTTTTGTCAAACTGCTGCAACGCATGCAGGTCCCGCATCGGGTCAGCGAAGAGGCGGGCGAGCAGGTGTTGTGGGCGCCGGAGGAAATCAGCGAGGACGTGCGTTCGCTGTACGAGCGCTTCCCGGCCGGCGACCCGGATCAGCAACTGGACATTCCCGTGGGCCAGACCTTTAAACGACCAGGTTTCGCCGAACAGCTGAAACACGCCAGGGCCACGGGATTGATTCTGCTGTTGAGCCTGATCGTTGGCGGTCTGACTTTCCTCGGCGAAAACCTTGAGACCCTGCGCTGGCTGACCTTCCTCGATTTTCGCGTGATCGGCGAGTACATCCACTTCACGCCACTGGCCGACAGTCTGGCGGCAGGGCAGTGGTGGCGGCTGGTCACGCCGATGCTGATCCACTTCGGCATCCTTCATCTGGCCATGAACGGCATGTGGTACTGGGAGCTGGGGCGGCGCATCGAGTCGCGCCAGGGCAGCATCAACCTGATCGGTCTGACGCTGCTGTTCAGCCTGGTGTCCAACTACGCCCAGTTTGTCTGGAGCGGCCCGAGCCTGTTTGGCGGGCTGTCCGGCGTGCTTTACGGCTTGCTCGGGCATTGCTGGATCTTCCAGCTGCTGGCGCCGAACCCGGCCTATCGCCTGCCGCGCGGCGTGCTGGTGATGATGCTGGTGTGGCTGGTGGTGTGCATGTCCGGGCTGATCTCGCTGATCGGTTTCGGCCAGATCGCCAACGCCGCGCACCTGAGCGGGTTACTCATCGGATGCTTCACCGGTTTGTTGGGCGGTTTGTATAACCGCCGTAAACTGGCCGTCTAA
- a CDS encoding metallophosphoesterase has product MLDPARSYDLIGDVHGCAMTLEHLLDRLGYHKQGGVWRHPSRMAVFVGDIIDRGPRIREALHIVHDMVEAGQALCIMGNHEFNALGWVTPAPPGSGKQFVREHTKRHARLLQETLTQFENHPGDWHDFQQWFYELPLFVDAGRFRVVHACWDAGLIEPLRALFPNGCVDEHFLQASAVPGSFACTVFDRLLRGTDMRLPGGLTMTSGDGLVRSFFRTKFWEDDPKTYGDIVFQPDALPEPVAQTPLTSTEKNSLLRYGVDEPLLFVGHYWRSGKPAPIRPNLACLDYSAVLYGKLVAYRLDQETRLDPQKFVWVDVERPEVLQ; this is encoded by the coding sequence ATGCTCGATCCCGCGCGCAGTTACGACCTGATCGGTGACGTGCACGGATGCGCCATGACCCTCGAACACTTGCTGGACCGTCTCGGTTATCACAAGCAGGGCGGGGTCTGGCGGCATCCGTCACGTATGGCGGTGTTCGTCGGCGACATCATCGACCGTGGCCCGCGCATTCGCGAGGCGCTGCACATCGTCCACGACATGGTCGAAGCAGGGCAGGCGCTGTGCATCATGGGCAACCATGAATTCAACGCGCTCGGCTGGGTCACCCCGGCGCCACCGGGCAGCGGCAAGCAGTTCGTACGCGAACACACCAAGCGCCATGCGCGGCTGTTGCAGGAAACCCTGACTCAATTCGAAAACCATCCGGGTGACTGGCATGACTTCCAGCAGTGGTTCTACGAGCTGCCGCTGTTCGTCGATGCCGGGCGCTTCCGCGTCGTCCATGCGTGCTGGGACGCCGGTCTGATCGAGCCGCTGCGGGCGTTGTTCCCCAATGGCTGCGTCGATGAGCATTTCCTCCAGGCCTCGGCGGTGCCCGGCAGCTTCGCCTGCACCGTGTTCGACCGCCTGCTGCGCGGCACCGACATGCGTCTGCCGGGCGGCCTGACCATGACCAGTGGCGACGGTCTGGTGCGTTCGTTCTTCCGCACCAAGTTCTGGGAAGACGACCCGAAAACCTACGGCGACATCGTCTTCCAGCCCGATGCACTGCCGGAACCTGTCGCGCAGACGCCGCTGACGTCCACTGAAAAGAATTCCCTGCTGCGCTACGGCGTCGACGAGCCGTTGCTGTTCGTCGGCCACTACTGGCGCAGCGGCAAACCGGCGCCGATCCGGCCGAACCTCGCGTGCCTGGATTACAGCGCCGTGCTCTACGGCAAACTGGTGGCCTATCGTCTGGACCAGGAAACGCGCCTGGATCCGCAAAAATTCGTCTGGGTCGATGTCGAGCGGCCGGAGGTGCTGCAATGA
- a CDS encoding NAD(+) kinase — translation MEQFRNIGIIGRLGSSQVLDTVRRLKRFLLDRHLHVILEDTIAEVLPGHGLQTSSRKMLGEVCDMVIVVGGDGSLLGAARALAKHNIPVLGINRGSLGFLTDIRPDELEIKVAEVLDGHYLVENRFLLQAEVRRHGEAIGQGDALNDVVLHPGKSTRMIEFELYIDGQFVCSQKADGLIVATPTGSTAYALSAGGPIMHPKLDAIVIVPMYPHTLSGRPIVVDGNSELKIVVSKDMQIYPQVSCDGQNHFTCAPGDTITVSKKAQKLRLIHPLDHNYYEVCRTKLGWGSKLGGGGD, via the coding sequence ATGGAGCAATTTCGTAATATCGGCATCATCGGTCGCCTGGGCAGTTCCCAGGTGCTGGATACCGTCCGCCGACTGAAACGCTTTTTGCTCGACCGTCACCTGCATGTGATCCTCGAAGACACTATCGCTGAAGTCCTGCCCGGCCACGGCCTGCAAACCTCGTCGCGCAAGATGCTCGGCGAAGTCTGCGACATGGTCATCGTCGTCGGCGGTGACGGCAGCCTGCTCGGCGCTGCGCGGGCGCTGGCCAAACACAATATTCCGGTGCTCGGCATCAACCGCGGGAGCCTCGGCTTCCTCACCGATATTCGTCCGGACGAGCTGGAAATCAAGGTCGCCGAAGTGCTCGACGGCCACTATCTGGTGGAAAACCGCTTCCTGCTGCAAGCCGAAGTGCGTCGCCATGGCGAGGCCATCGGCCAGGGCGATGCGCTCAACGACGTGGTGCTGCACCCGGGCAAATCGACGCGGATGATCGAATTCGAGCTGTACATCGACGGCCAGTTCGTCTGCAGCCAGAAGGCCGACGGCCTGATCGTCGCCACGCCCACCGGCTCCACTGCCTACGCCTTGTCTGCCGGCGGGCCGATCATGCATCCCAAGCTCGACGCTATTGTGATTGTGCCGATGTACCCCCATACCTTGTCGGGACGGCCGATCGTGGTCGATGGCAACAGTGAGCTGAAAATCGTCGTGTCCAAAGATATGCAGATCTATCCGCAGGTCTCCTGCGACGGCCAGAACCATTTCACCTGCGCACCGGGCGACACCATCACCGTGAGCAAAAAGGCACAGAAGCTGCGCCTGATTCATCCGCTCGATCACAATTACTACGAGGTGTGCCGCACCAAGCTTGGCTGGGGCAGCAAGCTGGGGGGCGGAGGCGACTGA